One segment of Theobroma cacao cultivar B97-61/B2 chromosome 9, Criollo_cocoa_genome_V2, whole genome shotgun sequence DNA contains the following:
- the LOC18588361 gene encoding glycylpeptide N-tetradecanoyltransferase 1, with the protein MSDNNSPPGSPKGNSDQNSEAIQLPKDDSSLETIVRRFQDTMSLAKKHKFWETQPVGQFKDVGDTSLPEGPIEPATPLSEVKQEPYNLPSPYEWTTCDMDSEETCTEVYNLLKNNYVEDDENMFRFNYSKEFLRWALRPPGYYKSWHLGVRAKASKKLVAFITGVPARIRVRDEVVKMAEINFLCVHKKLRSKRLAPVMIKEVTRRVHLENIWQAAYTAGVVLPTPITTCQYWHRSLNPKKLIDVGFSRLGARMTMSRTIKLYKLPDSPATPGFRKMELRDVPAVTRLLRNYLSQFAVAPDFDENDVEHWLLPTQDVIDSYLVESPETHDITDFCSFYTLPSSILGNQNYSILKAAYSYYNVSTKTPLLQLMNDALIVAKQKDFDVFNALDVMHNESFLKELKFGPGDGQLHYYLFNYRIRSALRPSELGLVLL; encoded by the coding sequence ATGAGTGATAACAATTCACCACCTGGGTCGCCCAAAGGAAACTCAGATCAGAATTCTGAGGCTATCCAATTGCCCAAAGATGATAGCTCACTTGAAACCATAGTTCGAAGGTTTCAGGATACCATGTCCTTAGCAAAGAAACACAAGTTTTGGGAAACTCAGCCTGTTGGTCAATTTAAGGATGTTGGGGACACAAGTTTACCTGAGGGCCCAATCGAGCCTGCGACCCCATTGTCTGAAGTCAAACAGGAACCTTATAACCTTCCGAGTCCGTATGAATGGACCACTTGTGATATGGATTCAGAAGAGACTTGTACTGAGGTTTACAATCTTTTGAAGAACAACTACGTCGAGGATGATGAGAATATGTTTAGGTTCAATTATTCCAAGGAGTTTCTGAGGTGGGCTTTGCGGCCCCCTGGTTATTACAAGAGCTGGCACCTTGGGGTCCGTGCTAAGGCTTCAAAGAAGCTTGTTGCTTTCATTACTGGTGTCCCTGCAAGAATAAGGGTGCGTGATGAAGTTGTGAAGATGGCAGAGATCAATTTCTTGTGTGTTCATAAGAAGCTGAGATCAAAGAGACTTGCACCTGTGATGATTAAGGAGGTTACTAGGAGAGTTCATTTGGAGAATATTTGGCAGGCAGCGTATACAGCTGGAGTTGTTCTTCCGACACCAATTACTACCTGCCAGTACTGGCATAGGTCATTGAACCCCAAGAAGCTTATTGATGTTGGCTTTTCTAGGCTTGGGGCTAGGATGACAATGAGCCGAACCATTAAACTCTACAAGTTACCTGATTCTCCTGCCACCCCTGGATTCAGAAAGATGGAGCTTCGTGATGTCCCTGCTGTCACTAGGTTGCTCAGAAACTACTTGAGCCAGTTTGCTGTTGCTCCAGATTTTGATGAGAATGATGTGGAGCACTGGCTTCTTCCTACTCAGGATGTCATAGATAGTTACTTGGTTGAGAGCCCAGAGACGCATGACATAACTGACTTCTGCAGCTTCTACACTCTTCCTTCGTCTATTCTTGGCAACCAGAACTATTCAATTTTGAAAGCTGCCTACTCTTACTATAACGTCTCCACTAAGACTCCATTGCTTCAGTTGATGAATGATGCTCTTATTGTTGCTAAGCAGAAGGATTTTGATGTTTTCAACGCACTGGATGTCATGCATAATGAGTCTTTCCTCAAAGAATTGAAATTTGGACCAGGTGATGGGCAACTTCACTACTACCTCTTTAATTATCGGATACGAAGTGCCTTGAGACCATCTGAGCTTGGTCTTGTACTCTTATAG
- the LOC18588362 gene encoding uncharacterized protein LOC18588362 — MCGDATNWDEEAYRESILRDREIQTRTVFRTVWAPSLNPNPECVVVASSDGSIASYSISSCVSKLPIGFCSARAQRLLPAEPEGFLEGHDGPAYDVKFYGNGEDSLLLSCGDDGKIKGWRWKEFTESEVPITFQGNHMKPVLDLVNPQHKGPWGALSPIPENNAIAVDPQGGSIFSAAGDSCAYCWDVEKSEIKTVFKGHSDYLHCIVARASSNQIITGSEDGTARIWDCKSGKCIKVIDLLKDNKLKGLISCVSCIALDASESWLACGSGRSLSVWNLPASECISNISSRASIQDVVFDDNQILAVGADPVLGRFDMNGMILSQIQCAPQSAFSVSLHPSGVTAIGGYGGLVDVISQFGSHLCTFHSHCINVVTVCMRALSNMACYLCPTSIRPLKGKGEKSVLPAFVRGKKNAKRRKGTNLEKLIQNQSYNHADIRTCARALTSPEPRSSGGLCFLRGNSAALIRGVWEKTLISSKTLFRISFCLSLGLFDFLFFEKRLFDFHRSSSPVMAGAAPEGSQFDARQFDSKMNDFLLADGQDVIASWDEVYDTFDAMGLLQNLLRGIYAYGFEKPSAIQQRGIVPFCKGLDVIQQAQSGTGKTATFCSGILQQLDYSLVECQALVLAPTRELAQQIEKVMRALGDYLGVKVHACVGGTSVREDQRILSSGVHVVVGTPGRVFDMLRRKSLRADHIKMFVLDEADEMLSRGFKDQIYDIFQLLPEKVQVGVFSATMPPEALEITRKFMNKPVRILVKRDELTLEGIKQFHVNVDKEEWKLETLCDLYETLAITQSVIFVNTRRKVDWLTDKMRSRDHTVSATHGDMDQNTRDIIMREFRSGSSRVLITTDLLARGIDVQQVSLVINYDLPTQPENYLHRIGRSGRFGRKGVAINFVIGDDERMLFDIQKFYNVIIEELPANVADLL, encoded by the exons atgtgCGGAGATGCAACAAATTGGGACGAAGAAGCGTACAGGGAGAGCATATTGAGGGACAGAGAGATCCAAACCCGAACCGTGTTCCGAACCGTTTGGGCTCCTTCCTTAAACCCTAACCCGGAATGCGTCGTCGTCGCCTCCAGCGATGGTTCGATCGCTTCTTACTCCATTTCCTCTTGCGTCTCCAAACTT CCGATTGGTTTTTGCAGTGCTAGGGCTCAACG GCTGTTACCGGCTGAGCCGGAGGGATTCCTTGAAGGGCATGATGGACCTGCGTATGATGTGAAATTCTACGGCAATGGCGAAGATTCTTTGTTATTAAG TTGTGGTGATGATGGTAAAATTAAAGGATGGAGGTGGAAGGAATTTACTGAATCGGAGGTGCCTATTACCTTCCAAG GAAATCATATGAAGCCAGTTCTTGACTTGGTCAATCCCCAACATAA AGGTCCATGGGGTGCTCTCTCTCCAATTCCTGAGAATAATGCCATTGCTGTTGATCCTCAG GGGGGATCCATTTTCTCCGCTGCTGGTGATTCCTGTGCATATTGCTGGGATGTG GAGAAGAGTGAAATCAAAACGGTCTTTAAGGGCCACTCAGACTATTTGCATTGTATAGTAGCCCGTGCCTCTTCCAATCAG ATTATCACTGGTTCAGAGGATGGGACTGCACGAATATGGG ATTGCAAAAGTGGAAAGTGCATTAAAGTAATTGACCTGCTGAAGGACAATAAGTTGAAGGGACTCATCTCCTGTGTTAGCTGCATTGCTCTAGATGCAAGTGAGAGCTGGTTG GCTTGTGGCAGTGGTCGGAGCTTGTCAGTCTGGAATCTCCCTGCATCTGAATGCATTTCAAATATATCCAGCCGTGCATCTATACAGGATGTAGTATTTGATGACAATCAA ATATTAGCTGTTGGTGCAGACCCTGTACTCGGCCGTTTTGACATGAATGGAATGATACTTTCACAGATACAATGTGCTCCTCAATCAGCATTTTCAGTCTCATTGCACCCATCTGGT GTTACTGCAATTGGTGGTTATGGGGGTCTTGTAGATGTCATATCACAGTTTGGAAGTCATTTGTGCACATTCCATAGCCATTGT ATAAACGTGGTTACAGTTTGCATGAGAGCTTTAAGCAACATGGCATGTTACCTTTG CCCAACATCAATCCGGCCTTTGAAAGGAAAGGGTGAGAAATCAGTCTTACCTGCCTTTGTACGTGGGAAGAAGAACGCgaaaagaaggaaagggaCAAATTTGGAGAAGCTTATCCAAAACCAATCTTATAATCATGCCGACATTCGTACTTGTGCCAGGGCATTGACTTCGCCAGAACCTAGGAGTTCTGGTGGATTGTGTTTCCTTCGTGG aaactccGCGGCGTTGATCCGAGGAGTTTGGGAAAAAACTCTAATTTCATCGAAAACCTTATTCAGAATAAGCTTCTGTTTATCACTTGGACTTTtcgattttcttttttttgaaaagcgaCTTTTCGATTTTCATCGATCATCATCTCCAG TTATGGCAGGGGCTGCACCAGAGGGATCGCAATTTGATGCTCGCCAATTTGATAGTAAAATGAATGACTT CCTTTTAGCTGATGGACAGGATGTTATTGCCTCATGGGATGAAGTTTATGATACTTTTGATGCCATGGGTTTGCTACAGAATCTTTTGAGGGGAATTTATGCATACG GTTTTGAAAAACCCTCTGCAATTCAGCAAAGAGGAATTGTTCCCTTCTGTAAGGGACTTGATGTGATTCAACAGGCTCAATCTGGGACGGGAAAGACAGCAACATTTTGTTCTGGGATTCTGCAACAACTTGATTATAGTTTGGTGGAATGTCAGGCCTTGGTTTTGGCACCCACTAGAGAGTTAGCTCAACAGATTGAGAAGGTTATGCGAGCACTAGGAGACTATCTTGGTGTGAAGGTTCATGCTTGTGTTGGTGGGACCAGTGTCCGTGAAGACCAACGCATCTTATCAAGTGGTGTTCATGTTGTTGTTGGCACTCCTGGTCGTGTTTTTGATATGCTGCGAAGGAAGTCACTTCGTGCTGATCACATTAAGATGTTTGTGTTGGATGAGGCAGATGAAATGCTGTCACGAGGTTTTAAGGATCAG ATCTATGACATTTTCCAGCTTCTGCCAGAAAAAGTGCAAGTGGGTGTCTTCTCTGCAACAATGCCACCTGAGGCCCTTGAGATTACCAGAAAATTTATGAATAAACCTGTGCGGATTCTTGTGAAGCGTGATGAGCTCACACTGGAGGGTATAAAACAGTTTCACGTCAATGTTGATAAGGAAGAATGGAAGCTTGAGACACTATGTGATCTGTATGAAACCTTAGCCATTACTCAGAGTGTCATTTTTGTGAACACCAGACGCAAGGTTGACTGGCTGACAGACAAAATGCGGAGCAGAGACCATACAGTCTCTGCCACCCATGGAGATATGGACCAGAATACAAGAGACATCATCATGCGTGAATTTCGTTCTGGGTCATCTCGTGTTCTCATCACCACCGATCTTCTTGCTCGTGGTATTGATGTCCAGCAAGTCTCTCTTGTTATAAACTATGATCTGCCTACTCAACCTGAGAACTACCTCCACCGTATTGGACGAAGTGGACGTTTTGGGAGGAAGGGTGTTGCAATAAACTTTGTGATCGGGGATGATGAAAGGATGTTGTTTGACATCCAGAAGTTCTATAATGTGATTATTGAGGAGCTGCCAGCGAATGTTGCTGATCTCCTTTGA